The following coding sequences lie in one Ictalurus punctatus breed USDA103 chromosome 16, Coco_2.0, whole genome shotgun sequence genomic window:
- the tiam1a gene encoding rho guanine nucleotide exchange factor TIAM1 isoform X2 has protein sequence MESSEQMTSFCRSLHDMNPAEPVASSSSSPSSSCEPSPISPVPVPSTQRQLSDADKLRKVISELVDTERTYVKDLHFLIERYLTPLQKENFLSQDELDVLFGNLPEMAEFQVEFLKTLEDGTRLVPDLDKLERVDQFKKVLFSLGGSFLYYADRFKIYSAFCASHTKVPKVLTKAKTDPEFKAFLAKRNPRQQHSSTLESYLIKPIQRVLKYPLLLRELYCLTDPESEEHYHLNVAINAMNKVASHINEMQKIHEEYGAVFDQLISDQSTDKKEVADLSMGDLLLHATVVWINPPSSLMKGKKDPELAAFVFKTAIVFVYKDCSKQKKKIGTSHRGFVSDERDPFRFRHMIPSDALQVRNATNSDGTAVCEIVHTRSESEGRPERTFQLCCSSSESKRDFLKTVHSVLRDKQRRQLLKTESLPLNQQYIPFGGKRFFALKGVRPMNRAVSAPPGNLGQKRLVRNRFTINTDIVFDNCSSQDSSDFPQRHHPLVYQNNHQADGDTNHWVEEQLDLKLYDRQTDVKETDILSDDDEYCESVKGSSAEPSLEESFEALIAEVEEEQKEEDKKEEDSAPNRGSENKLPEKSLGQLRLTPLRKQCAVEGNVAQREVEVIWVRRDDFNSGCGTDIF, from the exons ATGGAG AGTTCAGAGCAAATGACTTCATTCTGCCGCAGCCTTCATGATATGAATCCTGCGGAGCCTGTTGCATCCTCTTCCTCGTCCCCCTCCTCCTCGTGTGAACCCAGCCCTATCTCTCCAGTGCCTGTACCTTCCACCCAGCGCCAGCTCTCAGATGCTGACAAACTACGCAAGGTTATAAGTGAACTGGTGGACACAGAGCGCACCTATGTGAAG GACCTACATTTTCTGATAGAACGATACCTGACTCCTCTGCAGAAAGAAAATTTCCTGTCACAGGATGAG ctgGACGTGCTTTTTGGAAACTTGCCAGAGATGGCTGAGTTTCAAGTGGAGTTTCTCAAGACTCTGGAAGATGGCACAAGATTGGTTCCAGATTTAGACAAGCTTGAGCGAGTGGATCAGTTCAAG AAAGTGTTGTTCTCTCTTGGAGGCTCTTTCCTCTACTATGCAGACCGCTTCAAAATTTACAGTGCTTTCTGTGCCAGCCATACAAAAGTCCCTAAAGTCCTCACCAAAG CTAAAACAGACCCTGAATTTAAAGCATTTCTTGCCAAGAGGAACCCGAGGCAGCAACACTCATCCACTCTGGAGTCCTACCTGATCAAGCCAATCCAAAGGGTACTGAAATACCCTCTGCTGCTCAGAGAGCTCTACTGTCTCACTGACCCTGAAAGTGAGGAGCACTACCATCTCAATG TTGCTATTAATGCAATGAATAAAGTGGCCAGTCACATCAATGAGATGCAGAAGATCCATGAGGAGTATGGAGCTGTGTTTGACCAGCTCATCAGTGACCAGAGTACAGACAAGAAAGAG GTGGCTGATTTATCTATGGGTGACTTATTACTGCATGCCACTGTGGTTTGGATCAATCCTCCATCATCTCTgatgaagggaaagaaagaCCCAGAGCTTGCTGCATTTG ttttcaAGACAGCCATCGTTTTTGTGTACAAAGATTGCTccaagcagaagaaaaaaatt GGAACGTCTCACAGAGGCTTTGTTTCTGATGAGAGAGATCCATTTAGATTCAGGCACATGATTCCTTCAGATGCTCTCCAAGTCCGCAATGCTACTA ATTCAGATGGAACGGCAGTGTGTGAGATAGTTCACACACGATCAGAATCTGAAGGGAGGCCAGAGAGGACTTTTCAACTGTGCTGTAG CTCCTCTGAGAGTAAGAGGGACTTCTTGAAAACAGTGCACTCTGTCTTAAGGGACAAACAGCGTCGGCAGTTGTTAAAGACAGAGAGTCTGCCTCTTAATCAGCAGTACATTCCATTTGGAGGGAAACGCTTTTTTGCACTGAAAGGAGTCAGGCCAATGAACAGAGCAG TTTCAGCTCCACCTGGAAACCTCGGCCAAAAAAGACTTGTACGCAACCGCTTCACCATCAACACCGACATTGTCTTTGACAACTGCTCCAGCCAAGACTCCTCAGATTTTCCTCAGAGACATCATCCCTTGGTATACCAGAATAATCACCAGGCTGATGGAGACACCAACCACTGGGTGGAGGAACAGTTGGACTTGAAGCTGTATGACAGACAGACGGACGTAAAGGAGACAGACATCCTCAGCGATGATGATGAATACTGTGAGTCTGTCAAGGGCTCCTCAGCTGAGCCCAGCCTGGAAGAGTCTTTTGAAGCTCTTATTGCTGAAGTAGAAGAGGAGCAGAAGGAAGAGGACAAAAAGGAGGAAGACAGTGCTCCCAACAGAGGTTCAGAGAACAAGCTCCCAGAAAAATCCCTTGGCCAACTAAGGTTGACCCCGCTACGCAAGCAGTGTGCTGTAGAGGGCAATGTGGCTCAGAGGGAGGTAGAGGTTATCTGGGTTCGCAGAGATGATTTTAACAGTGGCTGTGGCACTGATATCTTCTGA